From a region of the Paralichthys olivaceus isolate ysfri-2021 chromosome 4, ASM2471397v2, whole genome shotgun sequence genome:
- the LOC138407526 gene encoding C-X-C motif chemokine 10-like translates to MNSSTITFLSCLLVLCAQGMPDSRSRKCKCLNGYIGQVTKHFVRHIKSEPVINPPNSFCDQTEIIITIKEEEKCVDPLSQLGKLILMNKKKQENKRRVIMTTSSSQTNSLNSTSSRITDSAPAAM, encoded by the exons ATGAACTCATCCACTATTACCTTCCTCAGCTGCCTGCTTGTCCTCTGTGCTCAAG GAATGCCGGACAGCAGATCCAGAAAATGCAAGTGCTTAAACGGTTATATCGGCCAGGTCACCAAACACTTCGTGCGGCATATCAAGTCAGAGCCAGTCATAAACCCACCAAACAGCTTCTGCGATCAAACGGAGATTATTAT CACCattaaagaagaggagaaatgcGTGGATCCACTGTCACAACTTGGAAAATTAATtctgatgaacaaaaaaaa GCAGGAGAACAAGAGACGAGTGATCATGACGACGAGCTCCAGTCAAACAAATTCCTTGAACTCAACAAGCAGCCGCATCACAGACTCTGCACCAGCCGCCATGTAA